The following are from one region of the Actinoplanes sp. L3-i22 genome:
- a CDS encoding GNAT family N-acetyltransferase: MALGFVRPARPGDAPEIARIQVTTWRSAYRRMFPAHVLAQLDEAVLTEVWSSAITAPPSPRHRVLIAVEQGETDQVVGFAAAGPADEHALSPEEPPLPDTVAAVTDLLVEPRWGRRGHGSRLLAAAVDLWREDAFGFAVAWVYDADNVMKKFLASAGWEPDGAGRALDVEDMLVPQMRLHVEL, encoded by the coding sequence ATGGCTCTCGGTTTCGTCCGTCCCGCGCGACCCGGAGACGCCCCGGAGATCGCCCGCATCCAGGTGACCACGTGGCGCTCGGCGTACCGGCGCATGTTCCCGGCGCACGTCCTCGCCCAGCTGGACGAGGCGGTGCTGACCGAGGTCTGGAGCTCGGCGATCACCGCGCCGCCGTCACCCCGGCACCGGGTGCTGATCGCCGTCGAGCAGGGCGAGACCGACCAGGTGGTCGGGTTCGCGGCCGCCGGGCCGGCCGACGAGCACGCCCTCTCGCCGGAGGAGCCGCCGTTGCCGGACACCGTCGCGGCGGTCACCGATCTGCTCGTGGAGCCGCGGTGGGGGCGGCGCGGGCACGGCAGCCGGCTGCTGGCCGCCGCGGTCGACCTGTGGCGGGAGGACGCTTTCGGGTTCGCGGTGGCCTGGGTCTACGACGCGGACAACGTGATGAAGAAGTTCCTGGCCTCGGCGGGCTGGGAGCCGGACGGGGCCGGTCGCGCGCTGGACGTCGAGGACATGCTGGTCCCCCAGATGCGCCTGCATGTCGAGCTCTGA
- the dapB gene encoding 4-hydroxy-tetrahydrodipicolinate reductase: MTLAEPLRVGVLGARGRMGLEVCKAVDAAPDLDLIATINSGDALETAADARVLVDFTNPGVVMDNLRWAIERGIHVVVGTSGFTEERLDQVRGLLAAQPGVGVVIAPNFGIGAILMMQFAARAARYFDSVEIIEQHHPRKLDAPSGTATHTARLIAEARKAANCPPMPDATTEELGGARGADIDGVRVHSVRAAGLVAHQEVLFGTTGETLTIRHDSLDRSSFMPGVLLAVRESVNRPGLTLGLDDLLA, from the coding sequence GTGACTCTCGCTGAACCCCTTCGCGTCGGTGTCCTCGGCGCTCGTGGCCGGATGGGCCTCGAGGTGTGCAAGGCGGTCGACGCCGCCCCCGACCTCGACCTGATCGCGACGATCAACTCGGGCGACGCGCTGGAGACCGCCGCCGACGCGCGGGTCCTGGTCGACTTCACCAACCCGGGCGTCGTGATGGACAACCTGCGCTGGGCGATCGAGCGCGGCATCCACGTGGTGGTCGGCACGTCCGGCTTCACCGAGGAGCGTCTCGACCAGGTCCGCGGCCTGCTCGCGGCGCAGCCCGGCGTCGGCGTCGTGATCGCGCCGAACTTCGGGATCGGCGCGATCCTGATGATGCAGTTCGCCGCCCGCGCCGCGCGCTACTTCGACTCGGTCGAGATCATCGAGCAGCACCACCCGCGCAAGCTGGACGCGCCCAGCGGCACCGCGACGCACACCGCCCGGCTGATCGCCGAGGCCCGCAAGGCGGCGAACTGCCCGCCGATGCCGGACGCGACGACGGAGGAGCTGGGCGGCGCCCGCGGCGCGGACATCGACGGCGTCCGGGTGCACTCGGTCCGCGCGGCGGGCCTGGTGGCCCACCAGGAGGTTCTCTTCGGCACGACCGGCGAGACCCTGACGATCCGTCACGACTCGCTGGACCGCTCGTCGTTCATGCCGGGCGTCCTGCTCGCCGTCCGCGAATCGGTCAACCGCCCCGGCCTCACTCTCGGCCTCGACGACCTGCTCGCCTGA
- a CDS encoding phosphatase PAP2 family protein, producing the protein MLVWGVVFAVGVWFIGVPTSDPLIAFGWLWLATIAWRNHQPWRSHLLFLRDWLPIALLLVVYNISRSWADDFFAPHVTPLIDADQALWGGLTGGQVPTTWLQQHLYHPGQTPWWLAIVTLVYVSHFLTVPTIAVILWVRARAPWARFMRRWFTLCVFGLVTYFLYPAAPPWWAYEHGYLTEPVARISTNGWDVLGLHGAGNTLNALQVEQSNPVAAMPSLHTAWAMMAVAFFLPMVRKRWWPLLLAYPLAMTFTLVYTGEHYVIDVLVGWLYVAVVFLVVGRAERWWAARLDSTGDSR; encoded by the coding sequence ATGCTGGTCTGGGGGGTGGTCTTCGCCGTCGGGGTGTGGTTCATCGGGGTGCCGACCAGTGACCCGCTGATCGCGTTCGGCTGGCTGTGGCTGGCCACCATCGCCTGGCGCAACCATCAGCCGTGGCGCTCGCACCTGCTGTTCCTGCGGGACTGGCTGCCGATCGCGCTGCTGCTGGTGGTCTACAACATCTCCCGCAGCTGGGCCGACGACTTCTTCGCCCCGCACGTGACACCGCTGATCGACGCCGACCAAGCGCTCTGGGGCGGGCTGACCGGCGGTCAGGTGCCGACCACCTGGCTGCAGCAGCACCTGTACCACCCGGGGCAGACCCCGTGGTGGCTGGCGATCGTCACGCTCGTCTACGTCTCGCACTTCCTGACCGTGCCGACCATCGCGGTGATCCTCTGGGTGCGGGCCCGGGCGCCGTGGGCGCGGTTCATGCGCCGGTGGTTCACGCTGTGCGTGTTCGGGCTGGTCACGTACTTCCTCTACCCGGCCGCCCCGCCGTGGTGGGCCTACGAGCACGGCTACCTCACCGAGCCGGTGGCCCGGATCTCCACGAACGGCTGGGACGTGCTCGGCCTGCACGGCGCCGGGAACACCCTGAACGCGCTCCAGGTCGAGCAGTCCAACCCGGTCGCGGCGATGCCCTCGCTGCACACCGCGTGGGCGATGATGGCCGTCGCGTTCTTCCTGCCGATGGTGCGCAAGCGCTGGTGGCCGCTGCTGCTGGCGTACCCGCTGGCGATGACGTTCACGCTGGTCTACACGGGCGAGCACTACGTGATCGACGTGCTGGTCGGCTGGCTCTACGTCGCGGTGGTGTTCCTGGTCGTGGGTCGCGCCGAGCGCTGGTGGGCGGCCAGGTTAGATTCGACGGGTGACTCTCGCTGA